The Bacteroidales bacterium genome has a window encoding:
- a CDS encoding glycoside hydrolase family 2 protein → MKTKRIVWLTAIWLVMTQLSFSEQWVQDLNKGWTFHKVGSAKWYNAKVPGCVHTDLMDNKLIPDPFYRDNETKVQWVDKNSWEYKTDFTADEALMKMERIILDFKGLDTYADIFVNDRLLKSTDNMFCEWEVDIKPVLKSGENTLRILFHSPVAMGILSRDKFNLEAPNGYNLEFLNNDWPNVGPYMRKASYMFGWDWGPKLTTSGIWRPVYLKAWNTARINSLSIVQKEITAKKAKASAVFSIESSESMDATLNVDYSLNGSKISVKPVPVNLNKGINEVSVDIEIAKPAIWWPNGLGAHPVYSFTGSLKGQEKELDRISTKTGLRTVKLVQKPESDGGSTFYFEVNGVPVFAKGANYIPSDIFPSRVTDDHYREMLKLAADANMNMLRVWGGGIYESDLFYDLCDELGLMVWQDFAFAIYHMPDYKEFYESIQKELGDNITRLRNHPSIVLWCGNNETDLLWNVLFKRYFGIPYDEAEGKLLESLIPFLPAVDSINPVSKQRVLKEYDTVFYSIIPEAIQKYDYNARDYWPSSPMGGYRKPGTMTKPYSGDMHYYVAVINKPFSDYFEMQSHFFSEHGFHAWPDKKTVYEFTSVSDRSENSAVMKSHIKAANGSTLIRKYMDMYYKSPKNFDSYLYVSQLLQVHCMKMALELHRSRMPFTMGTLYWQLNDVWPVASWASLDFQNNPKALHYFVKKAFSPVIVVPSDYKGQFTVTGVSDKLQDINATLQMKIMDFSGKVLWSKESPVKLKANSSQVVYESKTTELIKNIDTTKAVFVAKLMQGKQVLAANEFYFSEPKDLSFTKADISRQVVETATGYTVTLTSTVLQKNVCLSSDEDIKFSDNYFDLLPGEKVTIQCTTSGKIENFNDKLKVISLVDTY, encoded by the coding sequence ATGAAAACCAAAAGAATCGTATGGCTGACAGCCATTTGGCTCGTAATGACCCAGTTGTCGTTTTCCGAACAGTGGGTGCAGGATTTGAATAAAGGGTGGACATTCCATAAAGTAGGCTCTGCCAAGTGGTATAATGCCAAAGTTCCGGGATGCGTTCACACCGACTTAATGGATAACAAACTGATCCCTGATCCTTTTTATCGTGATAATGAGACCAAAGTACAATGGGTTGATAAAAACTCCTGGGAATACAAAACCGACTTTACGGCAGATGAGGCTCTGATGAAAATGGAACGCATCATTCTCGATTTTAAAGGCCTTGATACCTATGCTGACATTTTCGTAAACGACAGGCTGCTTAAATCCACTGACAATATGTTTTGCGAATGGGAAGTAGATATTAAACCGGTTTTGAAATCCGGTGAGAATACGCTGAGGATTCTGTTTCATTCACCTGTTGCCATGGGTATCCTTAGTCGCGACAAGTTTAACCTTGAAGCCCCCAACGGATACAACCTGGAGTTCCTTAACAATGACTGGCCGAATGTTGGTCCTTATATGCGTAAGGCAAGCTATATGTTTGGCTGGGACTGGGGTCCCAAACTTACAACAAGCGGTATCTGGCGGCCGGTATATCTTAAGGCATGGAACACCGCAAGGATAAATTCCTTGTCAATAGTTCAGAAAGAAATAACAGCCAAAAAAGCGAAAGCATCAGCTGTATTTTCAATTGAATCCTCCGAATCTATGGATGCAACCCTGAACGTTGACTATAGTTTGAATGGATCTAAAATCAGTGTAAAACCGGTACCGGTTAACCTTAATAAAGGCATAAATGAGGTTTCTGTGGATATTGAAATTGCCAAACCGGCGATTTGGTGGCCCAACGGCCTCGGAGCCCATCCTGTTTATTCCTTTACCGGTTCCCTGAAAGGGCAGGAAAAGGAACTGGACCGTATCAGCACGAAAACAGGCCTGAGGACAGTAAAACTTGTTCAGAAACCGGAGTCTGATGGCGGATCCACGTTTTATTTCGAAGTGAACGGCGTACCTGTTTTTGCGAAGGGAGCTAATTACATTCCATCGGATATTTTTCCTTCACGGGTAACCGATGATCATTACAGGGAAATGCTGAAACTGGCTGCAGATGCGAACATGAATATGCTTCGCGTTTGGGGTGGCGGTATCTATGAAAGTGACCTGTTTTATGATTTGTGTGATGAACTGGGTTTAATGGTCTGGCAGGATTTCGCTTTTGCCATATATCATATGCCCGATTACAAAGAGTTTTATGAATCCATTCAAAAAGAACTGGGAGATAACATCACACGGTTGAGAAATCATCCAAGCATCGTATTGTGGTGCGGCAATAATGAAACCGACCTTTTATGGAATGTCCTCTTCAAACGGTACTTTGGCATTCCCTATGATGAAGCCGAGGGAAAGCTGCTCGAAAGTCTGATTCCCTTTCTCCCCGCAGTTGACAGTATCAATCCGGTTTCAAAACAAAGGGTATTAAAAGAATACGACACTGTGTTTTACTCAATTATACCTGAGGCCATTCAGAAATATGATTACAATGCGAGGGATTACTGGCCTTCCTCTCCGATGGGCGGGTACAGGAAACCCGGTACCATGACAAAGCCCTATTCAGGTGATATGCATTACTATGTTGCCGTTATCAATAAACCATTCAGTGATTACTTCGAAATGCAATCCCACTTTTTCAGCGAGCATGGTTTTCATGCCTGGCCGGATAAGAAAACTGTGTATGAATTCACATCAGTTTCTGACCGGTCTGAAAATTCAGCAGTGATGAAATCACATATCAAGGCCGCGAACGGAAGCACCTTGATAAGAAAATATATGGATATGTATTATAAATCGCCAAAGAACTTTGATTCGTACCTTTATGTTTCGCAGCTATTGCAGGTACATTGTATGAAAATGGCTTTGGAACTCCATCGCAGCCGGATGCCCTTTACAATGGGAACGCTTTACTGGCAGCTGAATGATGTATGGCCTGTAGCATCATGGGCCAGTCTGGATTTCCAAAATAACCCGAAGGCGCTGCACTATTTTGTGAAGAAGGCATTCAGTCCGGTTATTGTAGTTCCTTCGGATTACAAGGGACAATTTACGGTAACAGGAGTATCCGATAAATTGCAAGACATTAATGCCACCTTGCAGATGAAAATAATGGATTTTTCGGGTAAGGTGCTTTGGAGTAAAGAATCACCGGTAAAATTAAAAGCCAATTCCAGCCAGGTTGTTTATGAAAGCAAGACCACTGAACTGATCAAAAACATCGATACTACGAAGGCAGTTTTTGTGGCAAAGCTTATGCAGGGAAAACAGGTACTTGCAGCAAACGAATTCTATTTCTCAGAGCCAAAAGATTTAAGTTTCACAAAAGCAGATATCTCCCGCCAGGTGGTTGAGACGGCAACCGGGTATACGGTAACATTAACCAGCACAGTACTGCAAAAAAATGTTTGCCTGAGTTCAGATGAAGACATAAAATTTTCGGACAATTATTTTGATTTGCTTCCTGGGGAGAAAGTCACGATTCAATGCACTACCTCTGGAAAAATTGAAAACTTCAATGATAAGCTGAAGGTTATTTCATTGGTGGATACATATTAA
- a CDS encoding NUDIX domain-containing protein translates to MVSKGDIYTFIQEGHKFFIPQLSIDCVILGYHENQLRVLLTRWKGVEGWCLPGGYILRNESINSAASRILKERTGLDDVFLKQYHTFGDLERNLTFDSPLLKSYKFYNDILGTWLDNRTVSIGYYALVDFTRTIPVADEFSEECCWWNFEQLPLMLFDHEHMIGLAMETLRHQIKYEPLGMNLLPEQFTLPELQKLYETILGRSLDRRNFQKKIIGIGILKHLNVQRKIGPHRSPNLYSFDRENYNKALTEGKGFSL, encoded by the coding sequence ATGGTTTCAAAGGGTGATATATATACTTTTATTCAGGAGGGGCATAAATTTTTTATCCCACAGCTTTCGATTGATTGTGTAATACTCGGATATCATGAAAACCAGCTAAGAGTATTGCTTACAAGGTGGAAAGGCGTTGAAGGATGGTGCTTGCCGGGTGGTTATATTCTGCGGAATGAATCCATAAATTCTGCTGCCAGCCGGATATTAAAGGAAAGAACCGGGCTCGATGATGTCTTTTTAAAGCAGTATCATACCTTCGGAGATCTCGAGCGGAACCTGACTTTCGATAGTCCCCTATTGAAGTCGTATAAGTTTTATAATGATATACTGGGAACCTGGCTTGATAACAGAACCGTTTCAATCGGCTATTATGCGCTGGTTGATTTTACACGTACAATTCCTGTTGCAGATGAGTTTTCTGAAGAATGCTGTTGGTGGAACTTTGAACAGTTACCCCTTATGCTTTTCGATCATGAGCACATGATCGGACTGGCTATGGAAACGCTCAGGCACCAGATTAAATACGAACCCCTGGGCATGAATTTGTTGCCGGAACAATTCACATTGCCGGAACTGCAGAAATTATATGAAACTATCCTGGGGCGTTCACTCGACAGGCGGAATTTCCAGAAGAAGATCATTGGGATCGGAATCCTTAAACACCTTAATGTGCAGCGAAAGATAGGTCCGCACCGGTCGCCGAATTTGTATTCTTTTGACCGGGAAAATTACAATAAAGCTTTGACGGAAGGAAAGGGCTTTTCTTTGTAA
- a CDS encoding MFS transporter, whose amino-acid sequence MNSINKSALFSASCVALVVTALAFATRGSFVEIWVDEFNLSHTQVGWIVGTAFWGFTLAMVFGGPLVDIIGIGKIILIAFICHVAGIIMTIFATGFWTLFVSTLLVGIGNGSVEAACNPLITSMYTDEKTRRLNRFHAWFPTGIVIGGLMVYIFNKTGVTDWRVSMGAMLIPTLWYGIWFLNKKFPQTERVVSGFSYKQMLKACVSPLFIFIACCMLLTAATELGTNQWIAALMSNVSDNPILLLVWISGIMALARQFGGTLIHNMRSTVVLLTSAILAFAGLVLLGNTSGSMVFLAAAVFALGVAFFWPSMLGFASENIPQSGALGLAIMGGIGFLGGAIAQPVLGAIYDARINALTTAEAASDPGLLKGIQLAAGANTLLYMAIVPAVLIIAFSYLYFAKRKQLAK is encoded by the coding sequence ATGAATTCCATCAATAAATCAGCATTGTTCAGTGCCAGTTGCGTGGCATTAGTGGTTACTGCACTTGCATTTGCCACAAGAGGTTCTTTTGTTGAGATTTGGGTTGATGAGTTTAACCTCAGCCATACACAGGTTGGCTGGATTGTCGGAACGGCATTCTGGGGCTTTACACTGGCCATGGTTTTTGGCGGACCGTTAGTGGACATCATTGGTATCGGAAAGATCATATTGATTGCCTTTATTTGTCATGTAGCCGGAATTATCATGACCATTTTTGCAACCGGTTTCTGGACACTCTTTGTTTCCACCCTGTTGGTGGGCATTGGTAACGGAAGCGTGGAAGCTGCCTGCAACCCTCTTATCACCAGCATGTACACCGATGAAAAAACCCGCAGGCTTAACCGGTTTCATGCCTGGTTTCCCACAGGCATCGTCATAGGCGGTCTGATGGTGTATATTTTCAATAAGACCGGTGTCACCGACTGGAGAGTATCAATGGGGGCCATGCTTATACCCACTCTATGGTACGGTATCTGGTTCCTGAATAAGAAATTTCCCCAGACTGAAAGAGTGGTCTCTGGTTTCAGCTACAAGCAAATGCTCAAAGCCTGTGTAAGCCCCCTGTTTATTTTCATAGCCTGTTGTATGCTTCTTACAGCAGCCACCGAACTTGGGACAAACCAGTGGATTGCTGCATTAATGTCGAATGTTTCCGATAATCCCATCCTGCTGCTTGTATGGATATCCGGGATTATGGCACTTGCCCGCCAGTTTGGCGGTACATTAATACACAACATGCGTTCAACCGTTGTGTTGCTCACATCAGCCATCCTGGCTTTTGCAGGATTAGTTCTTTTAGGCAATACATCAGGTTCGATGGTGTTTCTTGCAGCCGCTGTTTTTGCATTGGGAGTGGCCTTTTTCTGGCCGTCAATGCTGGGCTTTGCATCAGAGAATATTCCCCAGAGCGGCGCACTCGGACTGGCCATTATGGGAGGTATCGGTTTCCTTGGCGGGGCTATTGCCCAGCCGGTACTTGGCGCTATTTATGACGCAAGAATAAATGCTTTGACGACAGCGGAGGCTGCATCTGACCCTGGTCTATTAAAGGGCATCCAATTGGCGGCAGGGGCAAATACACTTTTGTATATGGCAATAGTTCCAGCCGTACTTATCATTGCATTCAGTTACCTCTATTTTGCGAAAAGAAAACAACTCGCAAAATAG
- a CDS encoding GH92 family glycosyl hydrolase, protein MKYLILTSLIVLFIESCTKTDPLKYVDPRIGNVGLILEPTRPTVQLPNQLIRMYPNRKDYLDDQITSFPLTLISHRNGEFFGIMPFTGDASDQWRIVSFWDQNEEITTPYYYSVLLQNYNTRVEFVPGIKSGFFRFTFPENQIKNIALLNMNKGNWQQLSDNAFSGIEMVEGMKAFVYAELNQKAKFSYDSASHRALLHLNSPGESTAEFRYAISFISSDQAKENLKNERTGSTFESMEKNARDAWSKALGKIIVKGGTEEQKRTFYTALYRSYERMVDVTEGSQYYSNYDKQIHKADRPFYVDDWIWDTYLALHPLRCILDPQLESEMINSYINMYVQSGWLPTFPVLWGDNPCMNGFHSTIMILDGWMKGVPAINIEKAYEAMKKNAMEATMLPWENGPACRLDFFYQKNGFYPALKPGEKETEPLVHSFEKRQAVAITLGHSYDDWALARVAEKLGKKEDQELFDSRSKYYRNLYNAGKGFFMPKDEKGEWIDIDPVFDGGMGGRDYYDENNGWTYLWQVQHDIPGLIELMGGEEKFIQRLDQLFREPLGRSKYEMWAKFPDFSGITGQFSMGNEPSFHIPYLYNFTSQPWKTQRRIRALLNNWFPDNIFGIPGDEDGGGMSAFVVFSSMGFYPVVPGIPVYTIGSPVFDEISLRLPDNKKFRIVAENNSEKNVYVQKAILNGKVLTGPWFTHAELMNGGELRLTMGPLPNKEWGNNTNLFKQLPGLRE, encoded by the coding sequence ATGAAGTACCTGATACTGACTTCCCTGATTGTACTTTTCATTGAATCATGCACAAAAACGGATCCCCTGAAATATGTCGATCCCCGCATCGGTAATGTTGGTTTAATCCTGGAACCGACGCGTCCTACAGTACAACTCCCTAACCAGCTGATCAGGATGTATCCGAATCGTAAGGATTATCTTGACGACCAGATAACTTCATTTCCCTTAACCCTGATTTCACACCGTAATGGTGAGTTTTTCGGCATTATGCCTTTCACGGGAGATGCTTCGGATCAATGGAGAATCGTATCATTCTGGGATCAAAACGAAGAAATTACAACTCCCTATTATTATTCCGTTTTACTTCAGAATTATAACACCAGGGTTGAATTCGTACCCGGTATAAAATCAGGTTTTTTCAGGTTCACTTTCCCTGAAAATCAGATAAAAAATATTGCGCTTCTTAACATGAACAAAGGAAACTGGCAACAGCTCTCAGACAATGCCTTTTCAGGAATTGAAATGGTTGAAGGCATGAAAGCTTTTGTTTATGCCGAATTAAACCAAAAAGCGAAATTCAGTTACGACTCAGCAAGTCACAGGGCGCTTCTTCATTTGAATTCACCCGGGGAATCCACCGCTGAATTCAGGTATGCCATTTCATTTATAAGTTCTGACCAGGCTAAAGAGAATCTTAAAAATGAAAGGACAGGATCCACATTTGAAAGTATGGAAAAAAATGCCCGGGATGCCTGGAGCAAAGCACTGGGGAAAATAATTGTAAAGGGAGGAACGGAAGAACAGAAACGGACTTTTTACACAGCCCTTTACCGTAGTTATGAGAGAATGGTTGATGTGACCGAAGGCAGTCAATACTACAGCAACTATGACAAACAGATTCATAAAGCCGACAGGCCTTTTTATGTCGACGACTGGATATGGGATACCTATCTTGCACTTCATCCGTTACGTTGCATTCTTGACCCGCAACTTGAATCTGAGATGATCAATTCGTATATCAATATGTATGTGCAAAGCGGATGGCTTCCTACTTTCCCGGTTTTATGGGGGGATAACCCCTGTATGAACGGGTTTCATTCGACCATTATGATACTTGACGGATGGATGAAAGGCGTTCCCGCCATTAATATTGAAAAAGCTTATGAAGCCATGAAAAAGAACGCCATGGAGGCAACCATGCTGCCATGGGAAAATGGCCCTGCCTGCCGGCTTGATTTCTTCTACCAGAAAAACGGCTTTTATCCAGCCTTGAAACCGGGTGAAAAAGAAACAGAGCCCCTTGTACACTCTTTTGAAAAAAGACAGGCGGTTGCCATAACGCTTGGCCATAGTTATGACGACTGGGCGCTGGCAAGGGTGGCAGAAAAGCTGGGCAAAAAGGAGGATCAGGAGCTTTTTGATTCCCGCTCAAAGTATTACAGGAATCTCTACAATGCCGGTAAGGGATTTTTCATGCCCAAAGATGAAAAAGGTGAATGGATCGACATTGATCCGGTTTTTGACGGAGGTATGGGCGGCCGTGACTATTATGATGAAAATAATGGGTGGACCTATCTCTGGCAGGTTCAGCATGATATTCCCGGACTCATCGAACTGATGGGCGGAGAAGAGAAATTTATTCAACGACTGGATCAGCTTTTCAGGGAACCGCTGGGAAGAAGTAAATACGAAATGTGGGCTAAATTCCCTGATTTTTCTGGCATTACAGGACAGTTTTCAATGGGAAATGAGCCCTCGTTCCATATACCCTATCTATATAATTTCACCTCACAACCCTGGAAAACGCAAAGGAGGATCCGGGCACTTCTGAACAACTGGTTCCCGGATAACATTTTCGGAATTCCCGGTGATGAGGATGGCGGAGGCATGTCGGCATTTGTGGTTTTTTCATCCATGGGCTTTTATCCTGTAGTTCCCGGAATTCCGGTATATACAATCGGAAGTCCCGTGTTTGATGAGATTTCTTTACGTCTGCCCGACAATAAAAAATTCAGGATTGTGGCTGAAAACAACAGCGAAAAAAATGTATATGTTCAGAAAGCCATACTGAATGGTAAAGTACTTACCGGTCCATGGTTCACACATGCAGAATTGATGAATGGCGGTGAACTGAGGTTAACAATGGGTCCACTTCCCAACAAAGAGTGGGGAAATAATACAAACTTATTTAAACAACTCCCGGGATTAAGAGAATAG
- a CDS encoding YdeI/OmpD-associated family protein yields MSAVKFEFDTVIKKHESLNAGFIEFPYDVKKEFGKGRVKVKALIDGVPYKGSLVKMGGECHWLGITQEIRKATGKNPGDKVHVVIEEDLEERTVEIPDDLMALMNKETNVLEYFNKLSYTHKKEYVRWITEARREETRQNRLAKAIELMKNKIKTPY; encoded by the coding sequence ATGTCAGCTGTAAAATTTGAATTTGATACCGTCATTAAAAAACATGAAAGCCTGAATGCCGGGTTTATTGAATTTCCCTATGACGTGAAAAAGGAGTTCGGGAAGGGAAGGGTTAAGGTGAAGGCTTTGATTGACGGGGTTCCTTACAAGGGATCACTTGTTAAAATGGGTGGAGAATGTCACTGGCTGGGCATCACTCAGGAAATCAGGAAGGCTACCGGTAAAAACCCCGGTGATAAGGTTCATGTTGTTATTGAAGAAGATCTTGAAGAAAGAACAGTCGAAATACCGGATGATCTGATGGCCCTGATGAACAAGGAAACAAATGTTCTGGAATATTTCAACAAGTTGTCCTATACCCATAAAAAGGAATATGTTCGGTGGATAACCGAAGCCAGGCGTGAAGAAACACGACAAAACAGGCTTGCAAAAGCGATTGAGCTGATGAAAAACAAAATCAAAACTCCATACTAA
- a CDS encoding glycoside hydrolase family 5 protein, with the protein MKKSMLLIALCIAGLSISLFSQAQVVAAKEQNLKIGKGVNVLGYDRAFWKDYTHGRFKEPYFKMIKEAGFSSVRVNLFPFSFMDKQTNTLDPHWLETLDWVVNKCLEAHLVVILDLHEFTAMADDPMAKKEMFLSFWKQVAPRYKDKPSDVIFEILNEPNQKLTVDMWNSFLVEAMNIIRETNPNRTLIIGPANWNGIESLNTLKLPEKDRNIIVTVHFYHPMRFTHQGAAWATEFKNLSGITWTGTPDEKKEVESKLQVAADWSVKNNRPIYLGEFGSYDKADMESRARYTAFVARTAEKLNFSWAYWQFDSDFIVYDVTKEAWVNPILNALIKKQPYN; encoded by the coding sequence ATGAAAAAATCCATGTTATTAATTGCCCTGTGCATTGCAGGACTTTCAATCAGCCTTTTTTCACAGGCGCAGGTTGTTGCTGCCAAAGAGCAGAATCTTAAAATTGGTAAGGGTGTTAATGTTCTGGGCTATGACCGGGCATTCTGGAAAGATTATACCCATGGCCGTTTTAAGGAACCCTATTTCAAAATGATTAAAGAGGCAGGTTTCTCTTCTGTGCGCGTTAACCTGTTCCCGTTTTCATTCATGGATAAACAGACTAATACACTGGATCCACACTGGCTTGAGACACTTGATTGGGTTGTAAATAAATGTCTTGAGGCACACCTGGTTGTCATACTTGACCTTCATGAATTCACCGCGATGGCAGATGATCCCATGGCAAAAAAAGAAATGTTTCTTTCATTCTGGAAACAGGTTGCTCCCAGGTATAAGGATAAGCCCTCCGATGTGATTTTTGAAATACTGAATGAACCTAACCAGAAGCTAACCGTGGATATGTGGAACTCATTCCTTGTTGAGGCTATGAATATTATCCGGGAAACGAACCCGAACCGCACACTCATCATTGGTCCCGCCAACTGGAACGGCATAGAAAGTCTTAATACTCTCAAGCTGCCTGAAAAAGATAGGAATATCATTGTTACCGTTCACTTTTATCACCCGATGCGGTTTACTCACCAGGGTGCGGCATGGGCTACAGAATTTAAAAACCTCAGCGGCATTACATGGACAGGAACCCCTGATGAAAAAAAGGAGGTTGAATCTAAACTGCAGGTCGCAGCTGACTGGTCAGTTAAAAACAACAGGCCGATATACCTTGGTGAATTCGGATCGTATGATAAAGCCGATATGGAATCAAGGGCACGGTATACGGCATTTGTAGCCCGAACGGCCGAAAAACTGAATTTCAGCTGGGCTTACTGGCAGTTCGACAGTGATTTTATTGTTTATGATGTGACTAAAGAAGCCTGGGTTAATCCTATTCTCAACGCCCTGATAAAGAAGCAGCCATATAATTGA